A genomic region of Hippoglossus hippoglossus isolate fHipHip1 chromosome 8, fHipHip1.pri, whole genome shotgun sequence contains the following coding sequences:
- the LOC117765948 gene encoding centrosomal protein of 83 kDa-like has protein sequence MTLFALGQLAPLGPLGKFELQKMLIHERMNYKNLMTDYQIQKAEHKSLQDKFTQLHGEQERLLSNRQTQKERVQLLLVQGELMDKTRELKELRPWVVTPQQLELLRTQVKQEMNAPVQEKFNKQEETEKYKSMYNKLQYKNTFIKSPFDHQSEEHSHMLEKRRSHYEVPLTCLEKDREHLVAQYQGSDPLCDGKGDEAQLREKSLLKFELKKLEKEVADLQAQKDNLDQQAENRQSVQIRQLSEYQAAVKLLEAERQSLRLQVEQMESELHLSLEQNKQLTKQLHEAERESNSTCEVESLEKNSHKPEIASVKLECIPSKGDVERERHTMQGPMDDLQAGMEVLKAAMQQQRHILEKKREMVRRVEAAHGEEFCKTVTLHKEKLELDNPFTTLEQQRVQQDLADHAQKEELEEHLRSAQQGEESACREVQSLRTTLQQQSSKLEELEGQKAEIVELQQLRTLSYSEKDLIETNQPLRETLDRVKEELRKTRVQADEAEWLEEKHNLLQKYSHIREKLQRAAEAQKKRKTLTENKEKSLQDKIQLLQAQIEELELEVAAAKKRSSSGKEAKLNKQLKELQQRHNKFRQIILDSQAPFSGQTGLLEGDQYSSLLCIHASYHEHHFLEKKET, from the exons ATGACCTTGTTTGCCCTTGGCCAGTTGGCACCTCTGGGACCTCTGGGCAAGTTTGAGCTGCAGAAGATGCTTATTCATGAGAGGATGAATTACAAAAATCTCATGACCGACTATCAAATACAGAAGGCTGAACACAAAAGCCTGCAGGATAAGTTCACGCAGTTGCACGGAGAACAGGAACGCCTGCTGAGCAACAGACAGACTCAGAAGGAGAGAGTGCAGCTGCTATTGGTGCAAGGAGAGCTGATGGACAAAACTAGGGAGCTTAAGGAGCTCCGACCGTGGGTGGTGACCCCTCAGCAATTGGAGTTGCTCAGAACTCAGGTGAAGCAAGAAATGAATGCTCCAGTTCAAGAGAAATTCAACAaacaagaggagacagagaagtaCAAATCTATGTACAACAAGCTGCAATATAAGAATACCTTCATCAAGTCCCCGTTTGACCACCAGAGCGAAGAACATTCTCATAtgctggagaagaggaggagtcacTATGAGGTGCCGCTCACTTGCCTGGAGAAGGACAGGGAGCACCTGGTGGCTCAGTACCAGGGTTCGGACCCACTGTGTGATGGGAAAGGAGATGAGGCTCAGCTGAGGGAGAAATCCCTGCTCAAATTTGAgctgaagaagctggagaaggaggtggCTGACCTGCAAGCCCAGAAAGACAACTTGGATCAGCAGGCTGAGAACAGGCAGAGTGTCCAGATCAGACAGCTATCAGAGTATCAGGCGGCAGTGAAGTTACTGGAGGCAGAGCGTCAGTCCCTGCGACTACAAGTGGAGCAGATGGAGAGTGAGCTTCATCTGAGCCTTGAGCAGAATAAGCAGCTCACAAAGCAACTGCACGAAGCTGAGAGAGAAAGCAACTCTACCTGCGAGGTTGAAAGTCTGGAGAAGAATTCACATAAACCAGAGATTGCCAGTGTCAAACTAGAGTGTATCCCCTCGAAAGGAGatgtggagagggagagacacacaaTGCAGGGGCCGATGGATGATCTACAGGCAGGTATGGAGGTGCTAAAAGCTGCAATGCAGCAGCAAAGACACATtctggagaagaagagggagatgGTCAGAAGGGTGGAAGCGGCCCATGGGGAGGAGTTCTGCAAAACTGTGACCCTGCACAAGGAAAAATTGGAGTTGGACAACCCCTTCACCACATTAGAACAGCAGAGGGTGCAGCAGGATCTTGCAGATCACGCACAGAAGGAAGAGTTGGAGGAACATCTTCGTAGTGCCCAGCAAGGTGAGGAGTCAGCCTGCAGAGAAGTGCAGAGCCTTAGAACCACACTTCAGCAGCAAAGCTCAAAGCTTGAGGAGCTGGAGGGACAGAAAGCAGAGattgttgagctacagcaacTGAGGACACTGTCGTACTCTGAAAAGGACTTGATAGAGACAAACCAGCCTCTCAGAGAA ACCCTGGACAGAGTcaaggaggagctgaggaaaaCCCGAGTTCAGGCTGACGAGGCTGAGTGGttggaggagaaacacaacctgCTTCAGAAATATTCTCATatcagagagaaactgcagagggcagcagaggcccaaaagaagaggaagacgctgacagaaaacaaagagaagagtcTGCAGGATAagatccagctgctgcaggcacAGATAGAAGAACTGGAACTGGAAGTAGCTGCAGCCAAGAAACGTTCCTCTTCAGGGAAAGAGGCCAAACTCAACAAACAGCTAAAGGAGCTTCAGCAGCGACACAACAAGTTTCGACAGATCATCCTGGACAGCCAGGCTCCTTTCAGTGGTCAAACTGGTCTCCTTGAAGGTGACCAGTACTCCTCGCTGCTGTGCATACATGCCAGTTACCACGAACACCACTTCttggagaagaaagaaacataa